The following proteins come from a genomic window of Synechococcus sp. NB0720_010:
- a CDS encoding YciI family protein → MRFVLWGTYCENALEKRTPYREEHLAGLQRQKDDGVLITLGPTETSSHVFGIYEAESKQQVVDLLHNDVYWRQGIWTALEVYPWIQAF, encoded by the coding sequence GTGCGCTTTGTTCTCTGGGGGACCTACTGCGAGAACGCGCTGGAGAAACGCACCCCTTACCGCGAGGAGCATCTCGCGGGGCTGCAGCGCCAAAAGGATGACGGCGTATTGATCACCCTGGGACCCACGGAAACCAGCAGCCACGTCTTCGGGATCTACGAGGCCGAGTCCAAGCAGCAGGTGGTGGATCTGCTCCACAACGATGTGTATTGGCGCCAGGGAATCTGGACGGCCCTCGAGGTCTACCCCTGGATCCAGGCCTTCTAG
- a CDS encoding DUF2214 family protein, with protein MPAPALIADIAPTVLTRAGVAYVHYLSFMLCFGALVLERRLIQPNPNRKDATLMVITDVVYGMAALALLVSGILRVMYFGQGSEFYTENPLFWWKVGLYLSVGGLSLYPTITYITWAIPLRKGELPQVSEGLAKRLAWILNIELVGFALIPFLATLMARGVGLPG; from the coding sequence ATGCCCGCCCCGGCTCTGATCGCCGACATCGCACCGACCGTTCTCACCCGAGCGGGCGTGGCCTACGTCCACTACCTGAGCTTCATGCTCTGCTTCGGCGCCCTCGTGCTGGAGCGTCGCCTGATCCAGCCCAACCCCAACCGCAAGGACGCCACCTTGATGGTGATCACCGATGTGGTCTACGGAATGGCGGCCCTCGCCCTCCTGGTGAGCGGGATCCTGCGGGTGATGTACTTCGGACAGGGCTCAGAGTTCTATACGGAGAACCCTCTGTTCTGGTGGAAGGTCGGCCTCTACCTCTCCGTGGGTGGCCTCTCCCTCTACCCCACGATCACCTACATCACCTGGGCCATCCCTTTGCGCAAAGGGGAACTGCCCCAGGTCAGCGAAGGCCTGGCCAAGCGGCTGGCCTGGATCCTCAACATTGAACTGGTGGGTTTTGCCCTGATTCCTTTCCTGGCCACCTTGATGGCCCGGGGCGTCGGCCTGCCTGGTTAG
- a CDS encoding RNA polymerase sigma factor RpoD/SigA, whose translation MASSLSAFLGEIGRHQLLTPEQELMLGRKVQAMVQLHERCTMAGGVGEACSYNDIEKRTMRVGERAKDQMITANLRLVVNLAKRYQGKGLDLLDLIQEGTLGLTRAVEKYDPTRGHRFSTYAYWWIRQGLNRALSTQSRTIRIPVNVNEKLTRLRAAKARLMQRNGMAPNSQQLATALGLPLDEIEDLLGCELRSVTVSLQGIVKSKSDPTELVDVLPSEDLPPMERCELAERNAAVWKLLDQSNLTPKERTVVMLRFGLDGSHEWRTLAEVARLLGCSREYCRQVVQRALRKLRKVGIQSGLVDVSSVVQ comes from the coding sequence ATGGCCAGCTCGCTGAGTGCTTTCTTGGGTGAAATTGGTCGTCACCAGTTGTTGACGCCAGAGCAAGAGCTGATGCTTGGCCGCAAGGTACAAGCCATGGTGCAGCTGCACGAGCGCTGCACCATGGCTGGTGGTGTTGGTGAAGCCTGCAGCTACAACGACATCGAGAAGCGCACGATGCGTGTGGGCGAGCGGGCTAAAGATCAGATGATCACGGCCAACCTGCGCTTGGTGGTCAACCTGGCAAAGCGTTACCAGGGCAAGGGACTTGACCTGTTGGACCTGATTCAAGAGGGGACCCTGGGTCTGACCCGAGCCGTTGAGAAGTACGACCCCACCCGCGGCCACCGCTTCAGTACTTATGCCTACTGGTGGATTCGCCAGGGACTCAACCGTGCGCTCTCGACCCAAAGTCGCACGATTCGTATTCCTGTCAATGTCAACGAAAAACTGACACGTTTGCGGGCTGCAAAGGCGCGTTTGATGCAGCGCAATGGCATGGCGCCTAATTCACAACAGCTGGCCACAGCGTTGGGTTTGCCGCTCGATGAAATTGAGGATTTGCTCGGTTGTGAGCTCCGCAGCGTCACCGTCAGCCTGCAGGGCATCGTCAAATCCAAATCCGATCCCACGGAACTGGTGGATGTGCTTCCTAGTGAGGATCTGCCTCCCATGGAGCGCTGTGAACTGGCGGAGCGCAATGCCGCGGTTTGGAAGCTTCTGGATCAGTCCAACCTCACGCCGAAAGAGCGCACTGTCGTGATGCTGCGCTTTGGTCTCGATGGCAGCCATGAGTGGCGCACCCTCGCTGAGGTGGCCCGTCTCCTGGGCTGCAGTCGGGAGTACTGCCGTCAGGTGGTCCAGCGGGCCCTGCGCAAGCTGCGCAAAGTGGGCATCCAGAGCGGATTGGTCGACGTCAGTTCTGTCGTTCAGTAG
- a CDS encoding phosphate-starvation-inducible PsiE family protein — translation MKSLFCDRAFLRGISGFERALAKVLSVTLTVVLVVATLQLLIFLGSDLLDLQVNWTGEGLVSLLDQVLVILIALEVLQNLTAYLREHVIQIELVLVTALTAVSRKVIVSPPGMQKDPAVLIGLGVAILSLAAAYWLVRQSNLKRPPTRTELARPSQDSGRLP, via the coding sequence TTGAAGTCTCTGTTTTGTGATCGCGCGTTCCTGCGAGGAATCTCGGGTTTCGAACGCGCTCTGGCCAAGGTCCTCTCGGTCACCCTCACCGTGGTGTTGGTGGTCGCGACCCTTCAGCTCCTGATCTTTTTGGGCAGTGACCTGCTGGATTTGCAGGTCAATTGGACCGGTGAGGGCCTGGTGAGCCTGTTGGATCAGGTGCTGGTGATCCTGATTGCCCTGGAGGTGCTGCAGAACCTCACCGCTTACCTGCGGGAGCATGTGATTCAGATCGAATTAGTGCTGGTCACGGCCCTGACCGCCGTGTCCCGCAAGGTGATCGTTTCTCCCCCGGGGATGCAGAAGGACCCTGCGGTTCTGATTGGCTTGGGGGTGGCGATCCTCTCCCTCGCTGCCGCCTATTGGCTGGTGCGGCAATCCAACCTCAAGCGCCCACCGACCAGAACAGAGCTAGCCAGACCGTCCCAGGATTCGGGTCGGTTGCCGTAA
- a CDS encoding Nif11 domain/cupin domain-containing protein, giving the protein MAEAQLQQFLQKIQQLNAFVALTEAQPELRQALRDCSNHHDVVQLAAQFGFDIGRRWGDSSPQPDRPADQPNLLRGDCPESGQEQTDVLASGQNWRLERIHSCQASSPAEGWYDQEESEWVLVLRGSASLHFEDEEQPRDLCVGDALMIAPHRRHRVTATDPNPGTVWLALFWSVGA; this is encoded by the coding sequence ATGGCCGAAGCCCAGCTCCAACAGTTCCTCCAGAAGATCCAACAGCTCAATGCCTTCGTGGCCTTGACTGAAGCCCAGCCCGAGCTTCGGCAAGCCCTCAGAGACTGCAGCAACCACCACGATGTGGTCCAACTGGCAGCCCAATTTGGCTTTGACATCGGCCGGCGCTGGGGGGACAGCAGCCCCCAGCCAGACAGGCCCGCTGATCAACCCAATCTGCTGCGGGGGGACTGCCCGGAGTCAGGCCAGGAACAAACCGACGTGCTCGCCAGTGGACAGAACTGGCGCCTCGAGCGAATTCATTCCTGCCAGGCCAGCAGCCCAGCCGAGGGCTGGTACGACCAAGAGGAGAGCGAATGGGTTCTGGTTCTGCGCGGAAGTGCGTCGCTGCACTTTGAAGACGAAGAGCAGCCGCGGGACCTCTGCGTCGGCGATGCGCTGATGATTGCGCCGCATCGCCGCCATCGGGTTACGGCAACCGACCCGAATCCTGGGACGGTCTGGCTAGCTCTGTTCTGGTCGGTGGGCGCTTGA
- a CDS encoding YkvA family protein, giving the protein MAVDPAAQPIDAQVLGSTEVDEGALRRLLRRAGRAIARPAIECLELLLDSGTPPQVRLTMLAALTYLLVPVDLIPDFIPAAGFSDDLVALTALLGLCSSHMSEPIRMRAQRKLDRWFPPTR; this is encoded by the coding sequence ATGGCTGTCGATCCTGCTGCTCAACCCATTGATGCCCAAGTGCTGGGCAGCACCGAGGTCGATGAGGGCGCGCTGCGACGCCTCCTGCGTCGTGCAGGTCGCGCGATCGCGCGGCCTGCCATCGAATGCCTCGAGTTGTTGCTGGATTCCGGCACCCCGCCACAGGTTCGCCTGACGATGCTGGCGGCCCTGACCTATCTGCTGGTTCCGGTTGATTTGATCCCGGACTTCATCCCGGCGGCGGGCTTCAGCGATGACCTGGTGGCCTTGACCGCCCTGCTCGGTCTCTGCTCGAGTCACATGAGCGAACCCATTCGGATGCGGGCGCAGCGCAAACTGGATCGCTGGTTTCCTCCGACGCGCTGA
- a CDS encoding peptidase: MELPPPACPLASEVRPWSGQGPLLIEPVQTTASSAGYSSRLKTTPAGWPHRKQWCVWVEPVTTQGPGAIWQQRWHQAVQAALRTWQDQLPIHLVTEPLRAHVLVERRRPPLLNNRASNGRALLQLREVRGDQRWSLEPLVTVLISPGQAQTAIQATSLHELGHAFGLWGHSDQAGDALAVKAGAVPVLQLSPRDQATLKWLQEQPGLTQADQPSTQP, translated from the coding sequence ATGGAGCTACCGCCTCCAGCCTGCCCCCTGGCCTCTGAGGTGCGCCCCTGGTCCGGCCAGGGGCCGCTCTTGATCGAGCCGGTCCAGACCACCGCCAGCAGCGCTGGCTACAGCAGTCGTCTCAAGACCACACCCGCAGGCTGGCCCCATCGCAAGCAGTGGTGCGTCTGGGTGGAGCCCGTGACCACCCAGGGGCCTGGGGCGATTTGGCAGCAGCGCTGGCATCAGGCGGTGCAGGCTGCCCTGCGCACCTGGCAAGACCAGCTGCCGATTCACCTGGTCACCGAGCCGCTGCGGGCCCACGTTCTGGTGGAGCGGCGTCGGCCTCCCCTGCTCAATAACCGCGCCAGCAATGGACGGGCCCTGCTTCAGTTGCGTGAGGTCCGCGGGGATCAGCGCTGGTCCCTCGAGCCGCTGGTGACCGTGCTGATCAGCCCCGGGCAAGCGCAAACGGCCATTCAGGCCACCAGCCTGCATGAATTGGGCCACGCCTTTGGTCTCTGGGGCCATAGCGACCAAGCCGGCGATGCGCTGGCGGTCAAGGCCGGAGCGGTCCCGGTCCTGCAGCTGAGCCCCAGGGATCAAGCCACCCTGAAGTGGTTGCAAGAACAGCCCGGTTTGACCCAGGCTGATCAGCCCAGCACCCAGCCATGA
- a CDS encoding c-type cytochrome gives MSFALLRRLLLALVLVLGLSVAQPAWADGAQLFELHCAGCHLNGGNIIRRGKTLKLAALERQGIASQEAIAAIAAQGQGQMSGYVEALGEDGVQQVAEWVWQQSQAGWPKA, from the coding sequence ATGTCCTTTGCGTTGCTGCGCCGGCTGTTGTTGGCTCTGGTGTTGGTGCTGGGTTTGAGCGTGGCCCAACCTGCCTGGGCCGATGGTGCCCAATTGTTTGAGCTCCACTGCGCGGGCTGTCACCTCAATGGCGGCAACATCATTCGCCGCGGCAAAACCTTGAAGTTGGCGGCCCTAGAGCGCCAGGGCATTGCCTCCCAGGAGGCCATTGCGGCGATCGCTGCCCAGGGCCAGGGACAGATGAGCGGCTACGTCGAGGCCCTGGGTGAGGACGGTGTCCAGCAGGTGGCTGAGTGGGTCTGGCAGCAGAGCCAAGCCGGTTGGCCGAAGGCTTGA
- a CDS encoding DNA repair exonuclease: MLSFLHSADWQIGKPYARVQDPDKRAKLRQVRIAAIDQIGQCAKEQAAAFLLVAGDLFDSPTPSSSDISAVCQALGRLSCPVLVIPGNHDHGAPGSVWHQRFFQEECQRRAPNLQVLLSREPLVLEQAIVLPCPLLRRTDSQDPTAWVRSIDWASLPSDRPRLLLAHGSIHGFGSDDLDADEENPTSAQNQLRLDAGLLEQLDYVALGDWHGLKQVHAKAWYSGTPEPDRFPRHDAYRDGVVLAVRAERGSLPKVTPLATAMLQWHATAVRLSSDAELERFEAQLQTLLGDEPGQHLLLLEESGSLSLEGHRRYDALIERLEAQLLRLKRRGRCAQAPDPIELKALSQRPSDPLIANVAHRLQSELADSALLEERRELLQLALAELHRCAGE, translated from the coding sequence ATGCTGTCCTTTCTGCACAGCGCCGACTGGCAGATCGGCAAGCCCTACGCCCGGGTCCAGGACCCCGACAAGCGGGCCAAGTTGCGGCAGGTGCGCATCGCCGCCATCGATCAAATCGGTCAATGCGCCAAGGAGCAGGCGGCCGCCTTCCTCCTGGTCGCCGGTGATCTCTTTGACTCACCAACCCCCAGCAGCAGTGACATCAGTGCGGTCTGCCAGGCCCTCGGCCGCCTGAGCTGCCCGGTGCTGGTGATTCCTGGCAACCATGACCACGGTGCCCCAGGCAGTGTCTGGCACCAACGTTTTTTCCAGGAGGAGTGCCAGCGCCGGGCCCCCAACCTCCAGGTGCTCCTGAGCCGCGAACCGCTCGTGCTGGAGCAGGCGATCGTGCTGCCCTGCCCGCTGTTGCGCCGCACGGACAGCCAGGACCCCACCGCATGGGTGCGATCGATCGATTGGGCCTCACTGCCCAGCGACCGCCCTCGCCTCCTGCTTGCCCATGGCTCCATCCATGGTTTTGGCTCCGATGACCTGGATGCCGATGAGGAGAATCCCACCAGCGCCCAAAACCAACTGCGCCTGGACGCTGGCCTACTGGAGCAGCTGGACTACGTCGCCCTGGGGGATTGGCATGGCCTCAAGCAGGTCCATGCCAAGGCCTGGTACAGCGGGACCCCGGAGCCCGATCGCTTTCCTCGCCATGACGCCTACCGCGATGGAGTCGTCCTGGCGGTGCGCGCTGAGCGGGGGAGTCTTCCCAAGGTGACCCCTCTGGCGACTGCGATGCTGCAATGGCACGCCACGGCGGTGCGGCTGAGCAGCGACGCGGAGCTGGAGCGCTTTGAAGCGCAGCTCCAGACGCTCCTGGGCGACGAGCCAGGACAACATCTTCTGCTGCTGGAGGAGAGCGGCAGCCTGAGCCTCGAGGGTCATCGCCGCTACGACGCGCTGATCGAGCGGTTGGAGGCACAACTGCTGCGGCTCAAGCGCCGCGGGCGCTGCGCCCAGGCTCCCGATCCAATCGAACTCAAGGCCCTCAGCCAGCGCCCCAGTGACCCCTTGATTGCCAACGTCGCCCATCGCCTTCAGAGCGAATTGGCGGACAGCGCGCTGCTGGAGGAGCGGCGCGAACTGCTGCAGCTGGCCCTGGCCGAACTGCACCGCTGCGCAGGGGAGTAA
- a CDS encoding AbrB family transcriptional regulator produces the protein MLTGSDLLAKVKELGDVSKSDIVRACGYVSSKKDGGERLNFTAFYEALLEAKGVELGVSSKVGKGGRKLSYIATVQGNGNLLIGKAYTAMLDLQPGDEFEIKLGRKQIRLIPAGGSDEDEE, from the coding sequence ATGCTCACCGGTTCCGATCTTCTGGCCAAAGTTAAAGAGCTTGGCGATGTAAGTAAGTCCGATATCGTCCGCGCTTGCGGTTATGTCTCCTCCAAGAAGGACGGCGGCGAGCGTCTGAACTTCACCGCTTTCTACGAAGCGCTTCTCGAGGCCAAGGGTGTTGAGCTTGGCGTGAGCAGCAAGGTCGGCAAGGGTGGCCGCAAGCTCAGCTACATCGCCACCGTTCAGGGCAACGGCAACCTGCTGATCGGTAAGGCCTACACCGCCATGCTGGATCTTCAGCCCGGTGACGAGTTCGAAATCAAGCTCGGCCGTAAGCAGATCCGTCTGATTCCCGCCGGCGGCAGCGACGAAGACGAAGAGTGA
- a CDS encoding GNAT family N-acetyltransferase: protein MHRIRELRRDEHSEAITIYQKAVLSCDPKLYTQAQREAWASQGPALALQLERGRALASEATDGGVLAFALRDPSQRLSLLYCHPEHQQRGHGRALIEAIEAEATQDKLGALVTEASLISTPLLLKLGWRIRWREELLIRGVHFERFNLSKTLNPILS from the coding sequence ATGCATCGAATCCGTGAATTACGCAGGGACGAGCACTCTGAGGCGATCACGATTTATCAGAAGGCCGTCCTGAGTTGCGACCCGAAGCTGTACACGCAGGCACAAAGAGAAGCCTGGGCCAGTCAAGGTCCGGCACTAGCACTTCAGCTCGAGCGCGGTCGCGCCCTGGCCAGCGAAGCAACGGATGGAGGCGTCCTCGCCTTTGCCCTGCGGGATCCAAGCCAACGCCTATCCCTGCTCTATTGCCATCCTGAACACCAGCAGCGGGGCCATGGACGCGCCCTGATTGAGGCCATTGAGGCGGAAGCGACTCAGGACAAGCTCGGCGCCCTCGTCACCGAAGCCAGCCTGATCTCCACCCCTCTACTGCTGAAGCTGGGCTGGCGGATCCGCTGGAGAGAAGAGCTCCTGATCCGCGGGGTGCACTTCGAGCGGTTCAACCTCAGCAAAACGCTGAACCCGATACTGAGCTGA
- the trpA gene encoding tryptophan synthase subunit alpha, producing MTTSTPIQQRFQKLKTEGRCALMPFLMAGDPDLEQTRSTLLALEAGGADMIELGIPYSDPLADGPVIQAAASRALGSGTTPGRVLEMLRSLKGELTIPVILFTYSNPLLNRGMETFCRDAAAAGAAGLVVPDLPLEEAEKLSAIAEAAGLDLVLLVAPTTPSDRMARIAQASRGFTYLVSVTGVTGVRTTLENRVATLVHQLKGMGPTPVAVGFGISGPEQARQVRDWGADGAIVGSALVKVMAESHSQQGDIAAAAGQFCGQLRQALDN from the coding sequence GTGACCACCAGCACCCCGATCCAGCAGCGTTTTCAGAAGCTCAAGACCGAGGGCCGCTGCGCCTTGATGCCATTCCTGATGGCCGGCGATCCGGATCTGGAGCAGACCCGCTCGACCCTCTTGGCCCTGGAGGCCGGCGGGGCCGACATGATCGAACTGGGGATTCCCTACAGCGATCCGCTGGCCGATGGTCCGGTGATCCAAGCCGCGGCCAGCCGAGCACTGGGCAGCGGGACCACCCCTGGTCGGGTGCTGGAGATGCTCCGCAGCCTCAAGGGCGAGCTCACCATCCCGGTGATCCTCTTCACCTACAGCAACCCCTTGCTGAACCGCGGCATGGAGACCTTCTGCCGCGATGCCGCAGCGGCGGGTGCCGCCGGCCTGGTGGTGCCTGATCTCCCCCTGGAAGAAGCAGAAAAGCTGTCGGCCATTGCCGAAGCGGCAGGGCTGGATCTCGTGCTGCTGGTGGCGCCCACCACCCCGAGCGATCGCATGGCCCGCATCGCCCAGGCCAGCCGCGGCTTCACCTACCTGGTCAGCGTCACCGGGGTCACCGGTGTCCGCACCACCCTGGAAAACCGGGTCGCCACCCTGGTGCATCAACTCAAAGGAATGGGGCCAACCCCAGTCGCCGTTGGCTTTGGCATCTCCGGCCCCGAGCAGGCGCGCCAAGTTCGTGATTGGGGCGCCGATGGCGCCATCGTCGGCAGCGCCCTGGTCAAGGTCATGGCTGAAAGCCACAGCCAGCAGGGGGACATTGCTGCTGCTGCGGGTCAGTTCTGCGGCCAACTGCGCCAGGCCCTCGACAACTAA